A portion of the Podospora pseudoanserina strain CBS 124.78 chromosome 2, whole genome shotgun sequence genome contains these proteins:
- the ndk1 gene encoding nucleoside diphosphate kinase Ndk1 (EggNog:ENOG503P274; BUSCO:EOG09264YKY; COG:F), translating into MPSTDTAVPRRQQQRDGGGGGWLARCRGVFGNESPAFYVLLMWVVVLTAVVFSDGFDPTSSRASSAVRAPAASEQNSFFPSSSSPPPPLLVNSPADSQEPAKMSTEQTFIAIKPDGVQRGLVGPIISRFENRGYKLVALKLVTPGEEHLQKHYEDLKDKPFFPGLIKYMSSGPIAAMVWEGRDAVKTGRVLLGATNPLASAPGTIRGDFAIDVGRNVCHGSDSVENAKKEIALWFKPEELNSYKAAAFDWVYEKA; encoded by the exons ATGCCGAGTACAGACACAGCTGTTCCgagacgacagcagcagcgagatggcggcggcggtggttggcTGGCGAGGTGTCGGGGCGTGTTTGGGAACGAGTCTCCTGCATTCTATGTCCTCCTAATGTGGGTCGTTGTGTTAACGGCTGTGGTCTTTTCTGACGGCTTCGACCCCACCTCGTCCCGAGCCTCCTCAGCTGTTCGGGCTCCAGCGGCTTCTGAACAAAATtccttttttccctcttcctcctctcctcctccaccacttcTTGTCAATTCTCCAGCAGACTCTCAAGAACCAGCCAAAATGTCCACCGAGCAGAC CTTCATTGCTATCAAGCCCGATGGCGTCCAG CGTGGCCTCGTTGGTCCCATCATCTCTCGCTTCGAGAACCGTGG CTACAAGCTCGTTGCCCTGAAGCTCGTCACCCCCGGCGAGGAGCACCTCCAGAAGCACTACGAGGACCTCAAGGACAAGCCCTTCTTCCCTGGTCTCATCAAGT ACATGTCCTCCGGCCCCATTGCCGCCATGGTCTGGGAGGGCCGTGACGCCGTCAAGACCGGCCGTGTCCTCCTCGGtgccaccaacccccttgcCTCCGCTCCTGGCACCATCCGCGGTGACTTCGCCATCGATGTCGGCCGCAACGTCTGCCACGGCTCCGACTCTGTCGAGaacgccaagaaggagattgccCTCTGGTTCAAGCCTGAGGAGCTCAACAGCTACAAGGCTGCTGCCTTTGACTGGGTCTACGAGAAGGCCTAA
- the ROT2 gene encoding glucosidase II (COG:G; EggNog:ENOG503NUB9; BUSCO:EOG09260B3X; CAZy:GH31): MHLSGPLSGRWTAYLGLISTLSGVITPAVAVKEHDFKKCAQSGFCSRNRALADHVLSTNSWSSPYSILPESGSFKDGQYQAVVLKTINDNGDTVRLPLTVSFLESGTARVTIDEEKRQKGEIELRHDSKARKERYNEAEKWVIVGGLTLDKEAKVDFEDKSQLTVKYGPTSNFEAVIKFAPFGIDFKRDGVSQIKFNDQGLLNVEHWRPKIEKPAVENKDTSEGEQNQEDKEEEKKEEEEEPKGEDESTWWDESFGSNTDSKPRGPESVGLDITFSGFEHVYGIPSHTGPLSLKTTRGGDGSYSEPYRLYNADVFEYILDSPMTLYGSIPFMQAHRKGSSVGVFWLNAAETWVDITKGKDSKNPLSLGIGSKTSTHTHWFSESGLLDVFVFLGPTPKDLTAKYGELTGTTTMPQEFALGYHQCRWNYVSDEDVKDVDRKMDKFKMPYDVIWLDIEYTDDKKYFTWDEHSFRDPIGMGKQLESHGRQLVTIIDPHIKNTDNYPVVAELKSKDLAVKNKDGNIFEGWCWPGSSHWIDAFKPAAREWWATLFKYASFKGSMENTWIWNDMNEPSVFNGPETTMPKDNLHDGNWEHRDVHNLNGMTFHNATHHALKTRKPGELRRPFVLTRAFFAGSQRIGAMWTGDNTAEWGHLKESVPMILSQNIAGFPFSGADVGGFFGNPDKQLLTRWYQAGAFYPFFRGHAHIDARRREPYLMGEPYNTIIAGALRLRYSLLPSWYTAFHQAHVDGTPIVKPLYYTHPDEEAGFPIDNQFFVGNTGLLVKPVTEENKETQDIFIPDNEVYYDYFTYNVVASGKAGKTVTVAAPLEKLPLLMRGGHIFPRRDIPRRSSQLQKWDDYTLVLTIPKDGKHAEGELYVDDGDSYDFEQGQYINRRFVYDGAAKTITSVDKEGRDTKSVKQGEWLKKYNGVRVDKIVVVGAEEKVWGKKTEVDVVDESGKGAWKAKVEFTPADKAAGRASFAVIKRVGASIGSDWKVEL, encoded by the exons ATGCACCTCTCAGGCCCGCTGTCCGGGAGGTGGACAGCTTATCTTGGGCTGATATCTACACTTTCTGGCGTCATTACACCAGCAG TTGCCGTCAAGGAACATGACTTCAAAAAGTGCGCCCAGTCGGGCTTCTGCTCGCGAAACCGAGCGCTTGCTGACCAtgtcctctccaccaactcgTGGTCGTCTCCATACTCTATCCTTCCCGAATCCGGGTCCTTCAAGGACGGACAGTACCAAGCTGTCGTATTGAAGACTATCAACGACAATGGCGACACCGTCCGGCTTCCATTGACCGTTTCCTTCCTCGAATCCGGCACCGCTCGAGTTACAATTGATGAAGAGAAGAGGCAAAAGGGCGAGATCGAACTGCGCCATGACAGCAAGGCCCGGAAGGAGCGATACAATGAAGCCGAGAAATGGGTTATTGTTGGAGGGCTAACACTTGACAAGGAAGCCAAGGTGGATTTCGAAGACAAGTCACAGCTCACTGTCAAGTACGGACCTACCTCCAACTTCGAAGCCGTCATCAAGTTCGCTCCCTTTGGAATCGATTTTAAGCGCGATGGAGTCAGCCAGATCAAGTTCAACGACCAGGGGCTGCTGAACGTGGAGCACTGGAGGCCCAAGATTGAGAAGCCAGCGGTTGAGAACAAGGACACCTCCGAGGGCGAGCAGAACCAGGAGgacaaggaagaggagaagaaggaggaggaggaggaacccaagggcgaggacgagagcACCTGGTGGGACGAGTCCTTTGGCAGCAACACCGATTCGAAGCCTCGTGGCCCCGAAAGTGTTGGCCTCGATATCACCTTCTCGGGCTTCGAGCATGTCTACGGCATTCCTTCTCACACCGGCCCTCTGTCACTGAAGACCACTCGCGGCGGGGATGGCAGCTACAGCGAGCCCTACAGGCTCTACAACGCCGACGTTTTCGAGTACATTCTTGACAGCCCGATGACGCTTTATGGCTCCATTCCTTTCATGCAGGCCCACCGCAAGGGCTCCAGCGTTGGTGTTTTCTGGCTCAATGCTGCCGAGACCTGGGTCGATAtcaccaagggcaaggactCCAAGAACCCCCTGTCTCTTGGTATTGGCTCCAAAACCAGCACCCACACTCACTGGTTCTCGGAAAGTGGTCTTCTGGACGTCTTTGTTTTCCTGGGCCCTACCCCCAAGGATCTTACCGCCAAATATGGCGAGctcaccggcaccaccaccatgcctCAGGAGTTTGCCCTCGGTTACCATCAGTGCCGCTGGAACTACGTCTCGGACGAGGATGTCAAGGATGTCGACCGCAAAATGGACAAGTTCAAGATGCCCTATGATGTCATTTGGCTCGATATTGAGTACACGGATGATAAGAAGTACTTCACCTGGGATGAGCATAGCTTCAGGGACCCCATCGGCATGGGCAAGCAGTTGGAGAGCCACGGTCGCCAGCTGGTCACTATCATCGACCCTCATATCAAGAACACTGACAACTACCCCGTCGTTGCCGAGCTCAAGTCCAAGGACTTGGCtgtcaagaacaaggatgGCAACATCTTTGAGGGCTGGTGCTGGCCAGGCAGCTCCCACTGGATTGATGCTTTCAAGCCTGCCGCCCGTGAGTGGTGGGCTACCCTCTTCAAGTATGCCTCGTTCAAAGGCTCCATGGAGAACACCTGGATTTGGAACGACATGAATGAGCCTTCGGTCTTTAACGGTCCCGAGACGACCATGCCCAAGGACAACCTTCATGATGGCAACTGGGAGCATCGTGATGTCCACAACCTTAACGGCATGACCTTCCACAACGCCACACACCATGCTCTCAAAACCCGCAAGCCTGGCGAGCTCCGCCGTCCATTTGTCCTCACCCGCGCCTTCTTTGCCGGCTCTCAGCGCATCGGTGCCATGTGGACCGGTGACAACACTGCTGAGTGGGGCCATCTCAAAGAATCCGTCCCCATGATTTTGTCCCAAAACATCGCCGGCTTCCCCTTCTCCGGCGCTGACGTCGGTGGCTTCTTCGGCAACCCTGACAAGCAGCTCTTGACTCGTTGGTACCAGGCCGGTGCTTTCTACCCCTTCTTCCGCGGCCATGCTCACATTGATGCCCGCCGCCGCGAGCCTTACCTCATGGGGGAGCCgtacaacaccatcatcgctGGTGCCCTCCGCCTTCGTTACAGCCTTTTGCCATCATGGTACACTGCCTTCCACCAAGCCCACGTCGACGGCACTCCCATCGTCAAGCCGCTGTACTACACTCACCCTGACGAAGAGGCCGGTTTCCCCATCGACAACCAATTCTTCGTCGGCAACACCGGCCTTCTCGTCAAGCCTGTTACcgaggagaacaaggagaCTCAGGACATCTTCATCCCTGACAACGAAGTCTACTACGATTACTTTACTTACAATGTCGTTGCCTCTGGCAAGGCCGGGAAGACGGTCACGGTTGCCGCTCCGCTGGAGAAGCTCCCCCTTCTGATGCGTGGTGGCCATATCTTCCCCCGCCGTGACATTCCCCGCCGCTCTTCGCAGCTCCAGAAGTGGGATGACTACACTTTGGTGTTGACCATTCCCAAGGACGGAAAGCACGCGGAGGGCGAGTTGTACGTGGATGACGGCGACTCTTATGACTTTGAACAGGGGCAGTACATCAACCGCAGGTTTGTTTACGATGGCGCCGCCAAGACCATCACGTCGGTTGATAAGGAGGGCAGGGACACCAAGAGCGTCAAGCAAGGGGAGTGGCTCAAGAAGTACAatggggtgagggtggacAAGATCGTGGTTgtgggggcggaggagaaggtgtgggggaagaagaccgaggtggatgttgttgatgagagcGGGAAGGGGGCGTGGAAGGCAAAGGTGGAGTTTACTCCTGCTGACAAGGCCGCCGGGAGGGCGAGCTTTGCGGTTATCAAGAGGGTGGGTGCGAGCATTGGGAGTGATTGGAAGGTTGAGCTCTAA
- a CDS encoding hypothetical protein (COG:S; EggNog:ENOG503PE6J), translated as MANHLCRPCQKLSFDKLQSTQPEDLSDEDGRLIKRTLSPDLIESCDLCNFFARAARYYTGDCKEYLNADGVPEISLRLGRWSRRTPCLRDDHDLVILIEKQDAEKEKAGSRLIEPDRIDYSLLRGWFSKCEDGYMRDYFKYDIDSLRVIDCGDVGDGEQEPRLVSWASVGKQLDGDPPEYVALSYVWGAAPGGLPTLAVNSTLPGPLPKVISDAIVVVRNLGGRYLWVDRYCIPQGDNDERERQIHAMGQIYQSAKFTIIAAAGDGPDHGLPGVTTTRRLPHPFINIQNHTLTLIPQPDGYIHHTKWATRGWTLQEGFLSSRRLVFTDHQVFYECQCIQAVEALVGTYWHPYSYSSRELWFHVFAGDTSKRKGRGRPGFHYVEQLHGFIENYMTRDLTDANDGLNAFRGILQHAEQNWRTPIHEVCGLPIYVPEYLGTPNNNSAIAVSLSWKMSDLRRRPEFPSWTWIGWRSVKRTGGGSFYLATDERWYSSADSKHYITSVDVAFRDGQVIQWSDFDGRGDRGKVFEKSSMPGMSELPQSLLVTGWLFDLTVVAVGDPEDGLATTEFHTVEIREQYRRPMSFGVEREHLMPFFPANSDGNRKYTFTCLLLAEVDKSNDRSTLVFLVLRPVLQAEALVQTFERLDCWTLTSSTPIVQVDGTIMKAGDCVFKNDALVLQ; from the coding sequence ATGGCTAATCACCTCTGTCGACCGTGCCAAAAGCTCAGTTTCGACAAATTGCAGAGTACCCAGCCCGAAGACCTCTCCGACGAAGATGGGCGACTGATCAAGCGGACTTTGTCCCCGGACTTGATCGAGAGCTGCGATTTATGCAACTTCTTTGCTCGGGCAGCTCGGTATTATACCGGGGACTGCAAGGAATATCTCAATGCGGACGGGGTGCCTGAGATATCTCTTCGCCTGGGCAGGTGGAGTCGGAGAACGCCGTGTCTTCGCGACGACCACGACCTGGTGATCCTCATTGAGAAACAAGATgccgagaaagaaaaagcaggGAGCCGCTTGATAGAACCGGACCGGATTGACTACTCGTTATTGCGCGGTTGGTTTTCCAAATGTGAAGATGGCTACATGCGGGATTATTTCAAGTACGATATCGACAGCCTCCGTGTCATCGACTgcggggatgttggggacGGAGAGCAAGAGCCAAGGTTGGTCTCATGGGCTTCAGTTGGCAAGCAGTTGGACGGTGATCCCCCAGAATATGTCGCCTTGAGCTACGTGTGGGGAGCAGCGCCAGGCGGGCTGCCTACTTTGGCGGTAAACTCGACCCTCCCTGGGCCCCTTCCAAAGGTCATCTCGGATgccattgtggtggtgaggaatcTGGGGGGTCGTTACCTGTGGGTGGACCGGTACTGCATCCCACAGGGCGACAACGACGAGAGGGAAAGGCAGATCCATGCGATGGGACAGATTTACCAGTCGGCAAAGTTCACCATTATCGCCGCGGCTGGAGACGGGCCGGACCATGGACTGCCAGGCGTTACCACTACAAGACGTCTACCTCACCCCTTCATAAACATCCAAAATCACACTCTTACTCTCATTCCCCAGCCAGACGGATACATTCACCATACCAAATGGGCTACCCGCGGTTGGACCTTACAGGAGGGCTTTCTCTCCAGCCGGCGTCTGGTGTTTACCGATCACCAAGTCTTCTACGAGTGCCAGTGTATACAAGCTGTCGAGGCGCTTGTAGGTACATACTGGCACCCATACTCGTACTCATCAAGAGAGCTGTGGTTCCACGTGTTCGCAGGCGATacgagcaaaagaaaagggagGGGCCGGCCGGGCTTCCATTACGTCGAGCAGCTGCACGGCTTTATTGAGAATTACATGACGCGGGATCTGACAGACGCCAACGACGGTCTTAATGCTTTCCGGGGTATTCTGCAGCACGCTGAACAAAACTGGCGAACACCAATCCATGAGGTTTGCGGACTGCCAATCTATGTCCCGGAATATCTGGGTACGCCAAACAACAATTCGGCCATTGCCGTCAGTCTCTCGTGGAAGATGAGTGATCTGAGGCGGCGACCCGAGTTTCCCAGCTGGACGTGGATCGGGTGGAGGTCGGTCAAGAGGACTGGAGGGGGGTCGTTTTATCTTGCTACGGATGAACGGTGGTATTCATCGGCGGATTCAAAACATTACATCACATCGGTGGATGTCGCTTTCCGCGATGGCCAGGTCATCCAGTGGTCCGACTTTGATGGCAGGGGAGACAGAGGGAAGGTCTTTGAGAAGTCGTCGATGCCGGGAATGTCTGAGCTACCACAGAGTTTGTTGGTGACAGGCTGGCTGTTCGATCTAACTGTTGTTGCGGTGGGTGATCCAGAGGACGGACTCGCCACGACTGAGTTCCACACTGTCGAGATCAGGGAGCAATATCGGCGGCCCATGTCTTTTGGAGTTGAGCGGGAGCACCTGATGCCGTTCTTTCCTGCCAACAGCGATGGCAACAGAAAATATACATTCACCTGTTTGCTACTAGCTGAAGTCGACAAGTCCAACGACCGAAGCACGCTTGTGTTCCTGGTCCTTCGCCCCGTTCTTCAGGCCGAAGCTTTAGTGCAGACATTTGAGCGGCTGGACTGCTGGACTCTGACATCAAGCACGCCCATCGTACAGGTTGACGGTACGATCATGAAGGCTGGGGATTGTGTATTCAAGAATGATGCTCTGGTTCTGCAATAG
- a CDS encoding hypothetical protein (EggNog:ENOG503NYRV), with product MPPTLALKRALGGGIAGKNQGLFSWGRTRTSSICLFCSLSTRPLTTTTRRRPLPLREQNTRLLAGGARSFHTTETLIPSATQMQEQQAVEPPRAKLARLLRELQIQIPEYVKSERLNLALRNLSEPPGQESIRVAILNPAREDGHENTEASKSLLRAALADELGEQAAWETQLERHNLAEEPLIVRVKASEKGTAALDTQVPTTFPEITAYSPTLGRNNLELLLAKFRPQATKTAEELEAELLVPGVQTTKPTAVISTPQTTLVPSAVHMTLLVGNGLRGALNALELAKSNPSSVIKTAVNLKSGTAVKEELEIQSQNYAYSPSQPHGLLDPNSSLPFFTVDSFAAIEGLDALRAGRAEVFSELWTEGNVKQIRDWLRANTEATDKIKPPVQHLIGSILSRAKEGLEQQERQQQLSQHNQANLVEIEATIRRLDQEIVSWAQSAHEELQSRLDSAFSNHLWRSLSWWKLFWRADDVTLNTSELVMSYFLPRAEQEVVYLAGKVAASFPTISPAISYPVDPEEKLVSTPGPTAVEMEHHGKWPVQITSTRQYLLETTVPALQALAQKLVVQSASLTGLNSVLAGLVYFSGFGAYECGAIAALGLVVALKRMQKRWDEARGYWEEEVREEGRKAVKRVEGQVARGLGDVLFRGVKTEGVGGGRGERVREVLEEADEVLRRL from the coding sequence ATGCCGCCGACATTGGCGCTTAAACGGGcgctggggggagggatagcGGGGAAGAATCAGGGATTATTCTCCTGGGGGAGAACGAGGACGTCGTCGATATGCCTGTTTTGTTCCTTGTCTACACGACCCCTCACTACTACTACGAGACGACGACCGTTGCCATTGCGAGAACAGAATACCAGATTGCTGGCCGGCGGCGCACGCAGTTTCCATACGACCGAGACCTTGATACCGTCTGCGACACAAATGCAAGAACAGCAAGCGGTTGAACCACCCCGCGCGAAACTAGCTCGTCTGCTTCGAGAGCTTCAAATACAGATCCCCGAATACGTCAAGAGCGAACGTTTGAACCTCGCCTTGCGCAATTTGTCGGAGCCACCAGGACAAGAGTCAATACGTGTTGCGATACTCAACCCGGCTCGAGAGGATGGACACGAGAACACAGAGGCTTCAAAGAGTTTATTACGGGCTGCCCTCGCCGACGAGCTTGGAGAACAGGCGGCATGGGAGACACAGCTGGAACGCCACAATTTGGCAGAGGAACCTTTGATCGTGCGGGTAAAGGCATCTGAGAAGGGGACAGCAGCACTGGACACCCAAGTGCCGACAACATTTCCAGAGATCACGGCCTACTCACCAACGCTGGGCCGGAATAACCTCGAGCTGTTGTTGGCAAAGTTCAGGCCGCAAGCAACCAAAACCGCAGAAGAGTTGGAGGCGGAGCTTCTTGTACCTGGCGTACAAACAACCAAGCCCACCGCAGTGATATCAACACCGCAAACAACTCTGGTCCCCTCAGCAGTACACATGACGTTATTAGTAGGCAATGGTCTCAGAGGCGCGCTCAACGCTCTCGAACTCGCCAAGTCCAACCCTTCCTCTGTGATCAAAACCGCAGTAAACCTCAAATCCGGGACCGCGGTCAAGGAAGAGCTCGAAATTCAATCACAAAACTACGCCTACTCCCCATCACAACCCCACGGCCTCCTcgaccccaacagcagcctccccttcttcacagTCGACTCCTTCGCCGCCATCGAAGGCCTTGACGCCCTCCGCGCCGGCAGAGCAGAAGTCTTCAGCGAGCTCTGGACAGAAGGCAACGTCAAGCAGATCCGCGACTGGCTCAGAGCCAACACGGAAGCAACCGACAAGATCAAGCCCCCAGTCCAGCACCTCATCGGGTCTATTCTTTCCCGAGCTAAAGAGGGCCTTGAACAGCAAGAAAGACAACAGCAACTCTCCCAGCATAACCAGGCTAATCTCGTCGAAATCGAAGCAACCATCAGGCGCCTCGACCAGGAGATTGTCTCTTGGGCGCAGTCGGCCCACGAGGAACTGCAGAGTCGGCTTGACTCTGCTTTTTCCAACCACCTCTGGCGCAGCCTTAGTTGGTGGAAACTGTTTTGGAGAGCGGATGATGTCACGCTCAACACGTCGGAGCTGGTGATGTCTTATTTTTTGCCGAGGGCAGAGCAGGAAGTGGTCTACCTAGCTGGTAAAGTCGCTGCTTCATTTCCCACCATCAGCCCCGCGATAAGCTATCCTGTCGACCCGGAAGAGAAGCTGGTCTCGACACCGGGGCCGACTGCGGTTGAGATGGAACACCATGGGAAATGGCCTGTTCAAATCACGTCCACGAGACAGTATCTGCTTGAGACTACGGTCCCTGCCTTGCAGGCGTTGGCGCAGAAGCTGGTCGTCCAATCGGCTAGCTTGACTGGGTTGAACTCGGTGCTGGCGGGGTTGGTATACTTTAGTGGGTTTGGGGCGTATGAGTGTGGTGCTATTGCtgcgttggggttggtggtggcgttGAAGAGGATGCAGAAGAGGTGGGATGAGGCGAGGGGGtattgggaggaggaggtgagggaggaggggaggaaggcggtgaagagggtggaggggcaggtggcgagggggttgggggatgttTTGTTTAGGGGGGTGAAGAcggaaggggtgggaggggggaggggggagagggtgagggaggttttggaggaggcggacgaggttttgaggaggttgtga
- the SMD3 gene encoding small nuclear ribonucleoprotein Sm D3 (EggNog:ENOG503P34G; COG:A) — protein MTSTIGIPIKLLNEAQGHIVTLEITSGQTYRGKLIEAEDNMNVQLKDITVTARDGRVSHLEQVYIRGSHVRFFIVPDMLRNAPMFRSRNVRGRGVGLARGRATVSRARASGGPPRGGR, from the exons ATGACCTCCACAATCGGCATCCCCATCAAACTCCTCAACGAGGCCCAA GGCCATATCGTAACACTGGAAATAACCTCCGGCCAAACCTACCGCGGCAAGCTCATCGAGGCAGAGGACAATATGAACGTCCAGCTCAAGGACATCACCGTCACGGCCCGCGACGGCCGCGTCTCCCACCTCGAGCAGGTCTACATCCGGGGATCTCACGTCCGGTTCTTCATCGTGCCCGACATGCTCCGCAACGCGCCCATGTTCAGGAGCAGGAACgtcagggggaggggtgtcggattggcgagggggagggcgacgGTTAGTAGGGCTAGGGCGAGCGGGGGGCCGCCTAGGGGGGGGAGGTAA
- a CDS encoding hypothetical protein (EggNog:ENOG503P5ET), whose product MTPFYHALIRTHHITSRKKVAHLRKAAREFEVYALLRSGGCPGIMYCKGSEQGVKSWVGTVQRLRYKDFHLASKPSLTLSPENQSQEPTGLFELSAINDFASAMESRGITTWWRKAMDFT is encoded by the exons ATGACCCCGTTCTACCATGCCTTGATCCGAACTCACCACATCACCTCCCGCAAAAAGGTTGCCCACCTCCGCAAAGCAGCTCGTGAGTTCGAGGTCTATGCTCTCCTCCGAAGCGGTGGTTGTCCAGGCATCATGTACTGCAAGGGCAGCGAACAAGGTGTGAAGTCCTGGGTGGGAACTGTCCAG AGACTCCGCTACAAAGACTTCCACCTAGCCTCCAAACCATCCCTTACACTATCCCCCGAAAACCAATCCCAAGAACCCACCGGCCTCTTTGAACTCTCCGCAATCAACGACTTTGCCTCAGCCATGGAATCCCGCGGCATAACCACCTGGTGGAGAAAAGCAATGGACTTTACCTAA
- a CDS encoding hypothetical protein (EggNog:ENOG503P4CM; COG:S), translated as MRPPPLFQSLLRQPRRPIQLRGVARPRNSSTFSPPPPPQSSAKLSRAEKILSRLPRPLQKYTASLRSAPTTHVVAFLILHEITAIVPLVGLVGVFHYGNWLPVGWLGESETVKEGVGIFERYARRKGWLDEGEGGSEGDEGEKGGIMEHWRENGRYKLVMEVGVAWAVCKFLLPVRIGVSLWGTPWLARGIGRWGGVFKRGG; from the coding sequence ATGCGCCCCCCACCACTTttccaatccctcctccggcagccCCGCCGACCAATCCAACTCAGAGGAGTCGCACGACCTCGAAACAGCAGCACCTtttccccacctccaccaccgcagtcGTCAGCCAAACTCTCCCGCGCAGAAAAGATTCTGTCCAGACTGCCACGCCCCTTGCAAAAATACACCGCCTCTTTGCGGTCCGCGCCCACTACGCACGTGGTCGCGTTTTTGATACTGCATGAGATTACTGCCATTGTGCCTttggttgggctggttggggtGTTTCACTATGGGAACTGGCTGCCGGTGGGGTGGTTAGGGGAAAGTGAGACTGTtaaggagggggtggggattTTCGAGAGGTATGCTAGGAGAAAGGGGTGGTtagatgagggggaggggggatcggagggggatgaaggggaaaaggggggaataATGGAGCATTGGAGGGAGAATGGGAGGTATAagctggtgatggaggttggTGTGGCGTGGGCGGTTTGCAAGTTTTTGTTGCCGGTAAGGATTGGGGTTAGTTTGTGGGGGACGCCTTGGTTGGCCAgagggattgggaggtgggggggggttttcaagagggggggttga
- a CDS encoding hypothetical protein (COG:L; EggNog:ENOG503Q45T), which yields MVAYANPECVSVDDNCPIDLRTEPGIDEGRRPVFIFPTLPVVDLRCFSFDKEGDTGFWSPRFPVATKVHWDRTFHDTISFQQLQELAEEARNMTTPEGTQEIFTWIANLQGIESSSQSTATNSQRSLVSSRNTMSPGPRGDVSPRVDRRVPIGAATLSAPLSFAADEGIDRDRDRDVLSQDAHDENTLQIGHDQLRPHAGYSNFPYVGDLLRSHGIHEPVIDANSWKEKRFASTKRLALVEAQRREATQAFFDVITSLELRKRGLDEHEYIPIFDWRVLERLKTEQAKKGMEARGEG from the exons ATGGTGGCTTATGCCAACCCGGAATGCGTATCGGTGGACGACAACTGTCCGATTGACTTGCGGACCGAGCCAGGCATCGATGAGGGGCGACGACCGGTTTTTATTTTCCCCACGCTACCCGTCGTGGACCTCCgctgtttttcttttgacaAAGAGGGGGACACTGGTTTCTGGAGCCCAAGGTTTCCTGTCGCCACCAAAGTACACTGGGACAGAACCTTCCACGACACAATCTCTTTTCAACAGCTGCAAGAATTAGCAGAAGAGGCCAGGAACATGACAACCCCTGAGGGCACTCAAGAGATTTTCACTTGGATCGCCAATCTTCAAGGAATCGAGTCTTCGAGCCAGTCCACCGCAACCAACTCTCAGCGGTCCTTGGTATCGTCTCGGAACACCATGTCCCCAGGCCCCCGGGGTGATGTCTCGCCTCGAGTTGACCGCCGCGTCCCAATCGGCGCTGCCACTTTGAGCGCCCCCTTGTCTTT TGCAGCAG ACGAAGGCATCGACCGCGACCGCGACCGTGATGTACTCTCCCAGGACGCTCACGACGAGAATACTCTGCAAATAGGACACGATCAATTGAGGCCTCATGCGGGCTATT CCAACTTTCCGTATGTTGGGGATTTACTCAGAAGCCATGGAATCCATGAGCCTGTCATAGATGCCAATAGCTGGAAGGAGAAACGGTTCGCCTCGACAAAAAGACTGGCGTTGGTTGAGGCCCAGCGACGTGAGGCTACTCAGGCCTTTTTTGACGTCATTACATCGCTCGAGTTGAGGAAACGAGGCTTGGATGAGCATGAATATATCCCCATCTTTGattggagggtgttggagaggttgaagacggagcaggccaagaaggggatggaggcgaggggagaaggatga
- a CDS encoding hypothetical protein (EggNog:ENOG503NYU8; COG:S): MPVTGPTANNTVGLYAASFHIGIDSFSGLCPNNRFIRAGVDIFWDGTIGGEQTPWVWYQSSPADEDGMGFGNFSAKAGDVVRFVVTGSEVKVENYGNVTCTKGLKARQVGVQRVDGGGLCGGEAAWAVEDFPLAGMPDFPVALADFGGVVFKNLEVGFGNGTVVRNAEGAGVRDVRLAAQGGRLTDCVVGEGGGSVRCDRVVGE; the protein is encoded by the coding sequence ATGCCCGTCACCGGCCCAACAGCGAACAACACCGTAGGCCTGTACGCAGCCTCCTTCCACATCGGCATCGACTCGTTTTCGGGTCTCTGTCCCAACAATAGGTTCATCCGTGCGGGGGTGGATATCTTTTGGGATGGGACCATAGGCGGGGAGCAGACTCCTTGGGTGTGGTACCAGTCTTCACCTGCTGATGAGGACGGGATGGGTTTTGGGAATTTCTCTGCAAAGGCGGGGGATGTGGTGCGGTTCGTGGTTACGGGGAGCGAGGTGAAGGTTGAGAATTATGGGAATGTGACCTGCACTAAGGGGTTGAAGGCTAGGCAGGTTGGGGTTCagagggtggatgggggtgggCTTTgcgggggggaggcggcgtgggcggtggaggatttTCCGCTGGCGGGGATGCCGGATTTTCCTGTTGCGTTGGcggattttgggggggtggttttcaAAAATCtggaggttgggtttgggaatgggacggtggtgaggaatgcggagggggcgggggtgagggatgtGAGGTTGGCTGCTCAGGGGGGACGGTTGACGGATtgtgtggttggggaggggggggggagtgttAGGTGTGACAGGGTTGTGGGGGAGTGA